In Fusobacterium massiliense, a single window of DNA contains:
- a CDS encoding MotA/TolQ/ExbB proton channel family protein yields the protein MLHYLEVGGSILWVLVLISIGAFAVVLERLVFFSKNEKGVGKTFKDDIINLISEKKFLEAENLCDTKKSCVSSAIKRFIQKVKNLNKESTEVQYYEYILKEIVITETAPFESKLNCLSSIINISPMLGLLGTVTGMIKAFTNISKFGSGDATIVADGIAEALLTTAAGLIIAIPVIVFHSYLNRRLEKMENEIDDIATSIINILMFGR from the coding sequence GAGCATTTGCAGTAGTTTTAGAAAGATTAGTATTTTTCAGTAAGAATGAAAAAGGTGTTGGAAAAACTTTTAAAGATGATATTATCAATTTAATTTCTGAAAAAAAATTTTTAGAAGCTGAGAATCTTTGTGATACAAAAAAAAGTTGTGTGTCTAGTGCTATTAAAAGATTTATACAAAAAGTTAAAAATTTAAATAAAGAATCAACTGAAGTTCAATATTATGAGTATATTCTAAAAGAAATTGTCATAACAGAGACTGCTCCTTTTGAAAGTAAATTAAACTGTTTATCAAGTATAATAAATATTTCTCCTATGCTTGGACTTTTAGGTACTGTTACTGGTATGATAAAGGCATTTACAAACATTTCTAAATTCGGTTCTGGTGATGCAACAATAGTTGCTGATGGTATAGCTGAAGCTCTTTTAACAACTGCAGCTGGTCTTATCATTGCTATTCCAGTAATAGTTTTCCATAGTTATCTAAATAGAAGATTGGAAAAAATGGAAAATGAAATAGATGATATTGCCACTAGTATAATTAATATATTAATGTTTGGGAGATAA
- a CDS encoding DUF2156 domain-containing protein: protein MQSKLTIESKDSIEEYTKNRYEICDLSFTNLFLWSFGENTEYEIENNVLTIRSFYKGKEYYFMPLPKEETTENIEEMKRKINKLIDKKVPIHYFNEYWYEKLKDDFPCLKEKRDYEDYIYSFESLSTLKGRHYSKKKNRVANFKRNYDFVYESITKENIHEVIKFQKKWFDLYSDSNEEILRNENTGILEILNNWDKLNIKGGLLKVNNEVIAYTLGEKITQNTVLIHIEKALIDYVGSYQAINMFYLEKEWENIEYVNREDDFGDEGLREAKMSYKPLYLLKKYSIEN from the coding sequence ATGCAGAGTAAATTAACAATAGAATCAAAAGATTCTATTGAAGAATATACTAAAAATAGATATGAGATATGTGATTTAAGTTTTACAAATTTATTTTTGTGGAGCTTTGGAGAAAATACAGAATATGAGATTGAAAATAATGTTTTGACTATAAGAAGTTTTTATAAAGGAAAAGAATATTACTTTATGCCACTTCCTAAAGAAGAAACCACTGAAAATATTGAAGAGATGAAAAGAAAGATAAATAAACTTATTGATAAAAAAGTACCAATTCATTATTTTAATGAATATTGGTATGAAAAATTAAAAGATGATTTTCCTTGCTTAAAAGAAAAAAGAGATTATGAAGACTATATTTATTCTTTTGAGAGTTTATCTACTTTAAAAGGACGACACTATTCTAAGAAAAAAAACAGAGTAGCTAATTTTAAAAGAAATTATGACTTTGTATACGAAAGTATAACAAAAGAAAATATTCACGAAGTTATAAAATTTCAAAAAAAATGGTTTGATCTTTATTCTGATTCAAATGAAGAAATATTAAGAAATGAAAATACAGGAATACTTGAAATTTTAAATAATTGGGATAAATTAAATATCAAAGGCGGGCTTTTAAAGGTAAATAATGAAGTGATAGCATATACTTTAGGAGAAAAAATAACTCAAAATACTGTACTTATCCATATAGAAAAGGCATTAATTGATTATGTTGGAAGTTATCAAGCAATAAATATGTTTTATTTAGAAAAAGAATGGGAAAATATTGAGTATGTAAATAGAGAAGATGACTTTGGAGATGAAGGGTTAAGAGAAGCAAAGATGTCATATAAACCTTTGTATTTATTAAAAAAATATAGTATAGAAAACTAA
- a CDS encoding MlaA family lipoprotein, producing the protein MKIKKLSSIFLFSLIFIACSNNQINTEENSYNETIKPENINILEVQNFIANEPDPWEPFNRKMYYLNHQLEKIVVSPVINTYRYITPDFVEDRVTNFFKNTRVLNTLVNSTLQMKGRKSMKALGRLSINTILGLGGMFDVASKMGMPKPYEDFGLTLAHYGVGRGPYIVLPLFGPSYLRDGVGMAVDTGVSRYTDFYKSMELFNTNSIGMTTLKGVDKRKSVPFEYYGTSSPFEYEYVRYLYSKYRMLQEETRKEIF; encoded by the coding sequence ATGAAAATTAAGAAACTATCTTCAATATTCCTATTTTCATTAATTTTTATAGCTTGTAGTAATAATCAAATTAATACTGAAGAGAACAGTTATAATGAAACAATAAAACCAGAGAATATTAATATTCTTGAAGTACAAAATTTTATAGCTAATGAACCAGATCCGTGGGAACCATTTAATAGAAAAATGTATTATTTAAACCATCAATTAGAAAAAATTGTGGTTAGTCCAGTTATAAATACATATAGATATATAACACCTGATTTTGTTGAAGATAGAGTAACAAATTTCTTTAAAAATACTAGAGTTTTAAATACTTTAGTTAATTCTACTTTACAAATGAAAGGTAGAAAATCTATGAAAGCTTTAGGGAGATTGAGTATAAATACTATTTTAGGATTAGGTGGAATGTTCGATGTAGCTTCTAAAATGGGAATGCCTAAGCCTTATGAAGATTTTGGACTAACTCTAGCTCATTATGGAGTAGGGAGAGGTCCATATATAGTCTTACCTTTATTTGGACCTAGTTATTTAAGAGATGGAGTTGGAATGGCTGTTGATACAGGAGTTTCAAGATATACAGATTTTTATAAAAGTATGGAATTATTTAATACTAATAGTATAGGAATGACTACACTTAAAGGCGTAGATAAAAGAAAAAGTGTTCCGTTTGAATATTATGGAACAAGTTCTCCATTTGAATATGAGTATGTTAGATATTTATATAGTAAATATAGAATGTTACAAGAGGAAACAAGAAAAGAGATATTTTAA
- a CDS encoding ATP-binding cassette domain-containing protein — MIEFKNISKNYGKQEVIKDFNLTIECGTFLTIIGSSGSGKTTILKMINGLIKADKGEILINNKNIQDEDLIELRRKIGYVIQGNILFPHLTVFDNIAYVLNLKKYDKKEIEKIVDEKMDMLNLSRNLKDRLPDELSGGQQQRVGIARALVANPDIILMDEPFGAVDAITRYQLQKDLKELHKKTESTIVFITHDITEALKLGTKVLVLDKGKIQQYDIPKNICSNPKNEFVKQLLKMAEM; from the coding sequence ATGATAGAATTTAAAAATATTAGTAAGAATTATGGAAAACAAGAAGTAATAAAAGATTTTAATTTAACTATTGAATGTGGAACATTTTTAACTATCATAGGTTCATCAGGCTCTGGGAAAACAACAATTTTAAAGATGATAAATGGTCTTATAAAAGCAGACAAGGGAGAAATTTTAATAAATAATAAGAATATTCAAGATGAAGATTTAATAGAACTTAGAAGAAAAATAGGTTATGTAATTCAAGGGAATATTTTATTTCCACATTTAACAGTTTTTGATAATATTGCTTATGTGTTAAATTTAAAAAAATATGATAAAAAGGAAATTGAAAAAATTGTAGATGAAAAAATGGATATGTTAAATCTTTCAAGAAATTTAAAAGATAGATTACCAGATGAGTTATCAGGTGGTCAACAACAGAGAGTTGGAATAGCAAGAGCCTTGGTAGCAAATCCTGATATAATATTAATGGACGAGCCTTTTGGAGCAGTAGATGCTATAACAAGATATCAATTACAGAAAGATTTAAAAGAATTACATAAAAAGACAGAGTCAACCATTGTCTTTATAACTCATGACATAACAGAGGCTTTAAAATTGGGGACAAAGGTTCTAGTGTTGGATAAAGGGAAAATTCAACAATATGATATACCTAAAAATATTTGTTCTAATCCTAAAAATGAATTTGTTAAGCAATTATTAAAAATGGCGGAGATGTAA
- a CDS encoding Na/Pi cotransporter family protein, with protein MYLKILLQLIGGLGLFLYGMEHMSSSMQKIAGPKLKKILASLTNNRILGILVGIIVTALVQSSSVSTVMTVGFVNASLLTLKQALGVILGANIGTTITGWLLVLDIGKYGLPIVGVASILLMFTKKEKSRINLSAIIGVGLIFFGLQLMSQALSPLKDLPEIINLFKMFKVDSYFGLLKVTAVGAIITGLIQSSAATIGITIALATQGLIDYQAAVALVLGENVGTTVTALLASLGAKPNAKRAAYAHTLINLIGVIWVTTIFRYYLQFLDIFIDSKEHIGPAIAAAHTIFNVTNVIVLTPFVSFIDKFLLYIVKDTETDETRVTKLASLQMTLPNLIIDQTKIEVKSMADIIKNVFLKLEESLIDRDKIQKYNEEIVEAEEKLDLYEKEIYDSNFSLLSKSLSQNLIEDTRMNLLACDEYETIGDYQNRIANRLYMIFENSIELDEKRKTMLFKLHSLTVELFSDISKGTENREKELFSTGIRKYQLAKAYYKEVKKEHFSSSETISPKVNTGYLDIINFYRRIMDHTYNIIEYVMKI; from the coding sequence ATGTATTTAAAAATATTATTACAACTTATTGGGGGATTAGGCTTATTTTTATACGGTATGGAACACATGTCTTCAAGTATGCAAAAAATAGCAGGACCAAAGCTAAAGAAAATTTTAGCTTCCCTAACTAATAATAGAATTTTAGGAATTTTAGTTGGAATAATTGTAACTGCTTTAGTTCAATCATCATCTGTGAGTACAGTTATGACAGTTGGTTTTGTAAATGCTTCACTTTTGACATTAAAACAAGCATTAGGTGTGATATTAGGAGCTAATATAGGGACAACTATTACTGGTTGGTTACTTGTATTAGACATAGGTAAATATGGGTTACCAATAGTTGGAGTTGCCAGTATTCTTTTGATGTTCACAAAAAAAGAGAAGTCAAGAATAAATTTAAGTGCAATAATTGGAGTAGGTTTAATATTTTTTGGATTACAACTTATGAGTCAAGCTCTAAGTCCTTTAAAAGATTTACCAGAGATAATTAACCTTTTTAAAATGTTTAAGGTAGATTCGTATTTTGGATTATTAAAAGTTACAGCTGTTGGTGCAATTATAACAGGTTTGATTCAGTCTTCTGCAGCAACAATTGGAATAACTATAGCTCTTGCAACACAGGGACTTATAGATTATCAAGCTGCTGTTGCTTTGGTTCTAGGAGAAAATGTTGGGACAACAGTAACAGCACTACTTGCTTCATTAGGAGCTAAGCCTAATGCAAAGAGAGCTGCTTATGCTCATACTTTAATTAATTTGATAGGGGTAATTTGGGTTACAACAATTTTTAGATATTATCTACAATTTTTAGATATATTTATTGATTCAAAAGAGCATATTGGGCCAGCAATAGCTGCAGCTCATACAATATTTAATGTTACAAACGTGATTGTCTTAACTCCATTTGTTTCTTTTATAGATAAATTTTTATTGTATATAGTAAAAGACACAGAAACAGATGAAACAAGAGTAACAAAACTAGCTTCTTTACAAATGACATTACCAAATTTAATTATAGATCAGACAAAAATAGAAGTAAAATCTATGGCTGATATTATAAAAAATGTATTTTTGAAATTAGAGGAAAGTTTAATTGATAGGGATAAGATTCAAAAATACAATGAAGAAATAGTTGAAGCTGAAGAAAAATTAGATTTATATGAAAAAGAAATATATGATTCAAATTTTTCTTTATTAAGTAAATCATTAAGTCAAAATCTTATTGAAGATACAAGAATGAATTTATTGGCTTGTGATGAGTATGAAACTATAGGAGATTATCAAAATAGAATAGCTAATAGATTATATATGATATTTGAAAATTCTATTGAACTAGATGAAAAAAGAAAAACAATGTTATTTAAATTACATAGTTTAACTGTTGAGTTATTTTCAGATATAAGTAAAGGGACTGAAAATAGAGAAAAAGAACTCTTTTCTACAGGAATTAGAAAATATCAACTAGCAAAAGCATATTATAAAGAAGTAAAAAAAGAGCATTTTTCTAGTTCGGAAACAATTTCACCAAAAGTAAATACTGGATATCTAGATATTATAAATTTCTATAGAAGAATTATGGATCATACTTATAATATAATAGAATATGTCATGAAAATATAG
- a CDS encoding serine/threonine protein kinase produces MRKVILMVSLFFIVSFGISAYNFPIDNPYSATIIGSSTLMTPGIKEKIPTKYYDVKLKDEKDIPDVFWYAKDFKFSFTKQKNKKAPLIFILAGTGSDYKSVRVKNMEKIFYTAGYHTLSISSPMSAQFLISASKNVAPGLLLNDGEDIYNAMKAAYNKIKNQIDVSEFYIMGYSLGATNSAIVSFIDENEKVFNFKRVFLVNPAVDLYSSAVKLDKYLDDLTDKKSLGIQNLIEGTLVKAKGLMQGENNKLNSDAIYEIVKGDFLSTDEKKAFIGLAFRLSSIDLNFISDIFTKSRVYTKNPESINKFTNLKPYYSEINFANFEDYVKKIGYPFYNKLRDGNFNLEGLKKEANLNIIDEYLRNSDKIVAVTNKDELILSEEDFTYLKNTFKDRIIIYPKGGHCGNMFYKENVDIMVNYIKNGVFKYEN; encoded by the coding sequence TTGAGGAAAGTAATTTTAATGGTAAGTTTATTTTTTATAGTGTCATTTGGAATAAGTGCTTATAATTTTCCAATAGATAATCCTTATTCGGCAACAATAATAGGAAGTTCAACGCTTATGACACCGGGAATAAAAGAAAAAATTCCAACAAAGTATTATGATGTTAAACTAAAAGATGAAAAAGATATACCAGATGTTTTTTGGTATGCAAAAGATTTTAAATTTTCTTTTACAAAGCAAAAAAATAAAAAGGCACCTTTAATTTTTATTTTAGCAGGAACAGGTTCTGATTATAAATCAGTTAGAGTAAAAAATATGGAAAAAATATTTTATACAGCTGGTTATCATACTTTGTCAATTAGTTCACCTATGAGTGCTCAATTTTTAATATCTGCATCAAAAAATGTTGCACCTGGTTTACTTTTAAATGATGGAGAAGATATATATAATGCTATGAAAGCTGCTTATAATAAAATAAAAAATCAAATAGATGTTTCAGAATTTTATATTATGGGTTATAGTTTAGGTGCAACAAACTCTGCTATTGTATCTTTTATTGATGAAAATGAAAAAGTCTTTAATTTTAAAAGAGTATTTTTAGTAAATCCAGCTGTTGATTTATATAGTTCAGCAGTAAAATTAGATAAATATTTAGATGATTTAACTGATAAGAAATCTCTTGGAATACAAAACTTAATAGAAGGTACTTTAGTAAAAGCTAAAGGATTAATGCAAGGAGAAAATAATAAATTAAACTCTGACGCTATTTATGAAATAGTAAAAGGAGATTTTTTATCAACAGATGAAAAAAAAGCATTTATAGGACTTGCATTTAGATTGAGCTCTATAGATTTAAATTTTATATCTGATATATTTACTAAAAGTAGAGTGTACACTAAAAATCCAGAAAGTATAAATAAATTTACAAATTTAAAACCTTATTATAGTGAAATAAATTTTGCAAATTTTGAGGATTATGTAAAAAAAATAGGCTATCCATTTTATAATAAATTAAGAGATGGAAATTTTAATCTCGAAGGTTTAAAAAAAGAAGCAAATCTAAATATTATAGATGAATATTTAAGAAATTCAGATAAAATTGTGGCTGTAACAAATAAAGATGAGTTAATATTGAGTGAAGAAGATTTTACATATTTAAAAAATACATTTAAAGATAGAATTATAATATATCCAAAGGGTGGACATTGTGGAAATATGTTTTATAAAGAAAATGTTGATATTATGGTAAATTATATAAAAAATGGGGTGTTTAAATATGAAAATTAA
- the pepV gene encoding dipeptidase PepV, producing MDLKEKVLEYKEEVVKEIQNAIRVKSVKEAPLPGMPFGEGPAKALDHFMDLAKKLGFKAEKFDNYAMHIDMGEGKETLGILAHVDVVPEGDSWTYPPFSGTIADGKIFGRGTLDDKGPAIISLFAMKAIADSGIKLNKKVRMILGADEESGSACLKYYFGELKMPYPDIAFTPDSSFPVTYAEKGSVRVKIKKKFNTLKDVVIKGGNAFNSVPNEAHATVPVEFFKTVENKNKVEFSKEGNFYKIYSAGIPAHGAYPSKGYNAVSALFEVFKGLEIKNEELKGLVSFFDKFVKMETDGKSFGVKCTDGETGDLTLNLGKIILEDNELEIWLDMRIPVKIKNEDIIETIKKNIEDYGYEFVLHSNTQPLYVDRDSFLVSTLMNIYKDMTGDIDAKPVAIGGGTYAKYAKNAVAFGALLPEQEDRMHQRDEYLEISKIDTLLKIYVEAIYKLAK from the coding sequence ATGGATTTAAAAGAAAAAGTGCTAGAGTATAAAGAAGAAGTAGTAAAAGAAATACAAAATGCAATTAGAGTTAAAAGTGTAAAAGAAGCACCTCTGCCTGGAATGCCATTTGGAGAAGGTCCAGCTAAAGCATTAGATCATTTTATGGATTTGGCTAAAAAATTAGGATTTAAAGCTGAGAAATTTGATAATTATGCAATGCATATAGATATGGGAGAAGGAAAAGAAACATTAGGAATACTTGCACATGTTGATGTTGTCCCTGAGGGAGATAGTTGGACTTATCCTCCATTTTCAGGAACTATAGCAGATGGTAAAATCTTTGGAAGAGGAACATTAGATGATAAAGGTCCGGCAATAATATCACTTTTTGCAATGAAAGCAATAGCAGACTCTGGTATAAAATTAAATAAAAAAGTTAGAATGATTTTAGGTGCAGATGAAGAAAGTGGAAGTGCTTGTTTAAAGTATTATTTTGGTGAATTAAAAATGCCTTACCCTGATATAGCTTTTACACCTGACTCTAGTTTTCCAGTAACTTATGCTGAAAAAGGTAGTGTTAGAGTAAAAATAAAGAAAAAATTTAATACTTTAAAAGATGTAGTAATAAAAGGTGGAAATGCATTTAATTCTGTTCCGAATGAAGCTCATGCAACAGTACCAGTGGAATTTTTTAAGACAGTTGAAAATAAAAATAAAGTAGAATTTTCAAAAGAAGGAAATTTTTATAAAATATATTCAGCAGGAATCCCAGCTCATGGAGCCTATCCAAGTAAGGGATATAATGCAGTATCAGCATTATTTGAAGTTTTTAAAGGTTTAGAAATAAAAAATGAAGAATTAAAAGGTTTGGTTTCATTTTTTGATAAATTTGTAAAAATGGAAACTGATGGAAAGTCTTTTGGGGTTAAATGTACTGATGGAGAAACTGGAGATTTAACTTTGAATCTAGGAAAAATAATTTTAGAAGATAATGAACTTGAAATTTGGCTAGATATGAGAATACCTGTAAAAATAAAAAATGAAGATATTATAGAAACAATAAAGAAAAATATAGAGGATTATGGATATGAATTTGTTTTACATTCTAATACTCAACCTCTATATGTCGATAGAGATAGTTTCTTAGTGTCAACTTTAATGAATATTTATAAAGATATGACAGGAGATATAGATGCAAAACCAGTAGCTATTGGTGGAGGGACTTATGCAAAATATGCAAAAAATGCTGTGGCTTTTGGAGCATTACTTCCAGAACAAGAAGATAGAATGCATCAAAGAGATGAATATTTAGAAATTTCAAAAATAGATACATTATTAAAAATTTATGTAGAAGCAATTTATAAGTTAGCAAAATAG
- a CDS encoding ABC transporter permease/substrate-binding protein, giving the protein MINQVIQLLKENFNFFLNLTIEHILISLLAITIASLLGIILGIIISEYRKFSGLILGTVNILYTIPSIALLGFFITITGVGNTTALIALIIYALLPIIRSTYTGIITINPLIIEASEGMGSTKLQQLFKVKLPLALPVLMSGIRNMVTMTIALAGIASFVGAGGLGVAIYRGITTNNSAMTFLGSLLIAILALIFDFILGLIEKRMTNHKRVKYKINLKLIILGLFIIIFGLYFSLNSKKEKIINIATKPMTEGYILGQMLTELIEQDTNLKVNITNGVGGGTSNIHPAIVKGEFDLYPEYTGTSWETVLKKDEAYNESKFGELQKEYREKFNLQWTNLYGFNNTYGLAVNKDIAEKYKLKTYSDLAKVSNDLIFGAEYDFFEREDGYKELEKVYNMNFKKQIDMDIGLKYQAMKEKKIDVMVIFTTDGQLAISDVIVLEDDKKMYPSYRAGTVVRSEILSEYPELKPVLEKLNNILDDKKMADLNYQVESKGKKPEDVAREYLQEKGLLEVKQ; this is encoded by the coding sequence ATGATAAATCAAGTAATACAATTATTAAAAGAGAATTTTAACTTTTTTCTTAATTTAACAATAGAACATATTTTGATTTCATTACTAGCTATAACCATTGCTAGTTTATTGGGTATTATCTTAGGAATAATAATTAGTGAATATAGGAAGTTTTCAGGTTTGATATTGGGAACTGTTAATATACTTTATACTATACCCTCAATAGCACTATTAGGATTTTTTATTACTATCACAGGAGTTGGAAATACAACGGCACTTATTGCTTTAATAATATATGCACTTTTGCCAATAATAAGAAGTACGTATACAGGGATTATAACTATAAATCCCCTAATAATAGAAGCATCTGAAGGAATGGGAAGTACAAAATTACAACAACTATTCAAGGTTAAATTGCCATTAGCATTACCAGTTTTGATGTCAGGTATTAGAAATATGGTTACAATGACGATAGCACTTGCAGGTATAGCTTCATTTGTTGGAGCAGGAGGCTTAGGAGTTGCAATTTATAGAGGAATAACAACTAATAATTCAGCTATGACTTTTCTAGGGAGTTTACTTATAGCAATTTTAGCTTTAATTTTTGATTTTATATTGGGACTTATAGAAAAAAGAATGACTAATCATAAAAGAGTAAAATATAAAATAAATCTAAAATTAATAATTTTAGGACTTTTTATAATTATATTTGGACTATATTTTTCTTTAAATTCAAAGAAAGAAAAAATTATAAATATTGCAACAAAACCTATGACAGAGGGCTATATTTTAGGTCAAATGCTAACTGAACTTATTGAACAAGATACAAATTTAAAAGTTAATATCACAAATGGAGTTGGTGGTGGAACTTCTAATATACACCCTGCAATAGTTAAGGGAGAGTTTGATTTGTATCCTGAATACACAGGAACTTCTTGGGAGACTGTACTAAAAAAAGATGAAGCATATAATGAAAGTAAATTCGGAGAGCTTCAAAAAGAGTATAGAGAAAAATTTAATCTTCAATGGACAAATTTATACGGTTTTAATAATACTTATGGTTTAGCAGTAAATAAGGATATAGCAGAAAAATATAAATTAAAAACATATAGTGATTTAGCAAAAGTCTCAAATGACTTAATTTTTGGAGCAGAATATGATTTTTTTGAAAGAGAAGATGGCTATAAAGAATTAGAAAAAGTATATAATATGAATTTTAAAAAACAAATAGATATGGATATAGGACTTAAATATCAGGCCATGAAAGAAAAGAAAATTGATGTTATGGTAATATTTACAACAGATGGTCAACTCGCAATATCTGATGTAATAGTTTTAGAAGATGATAAAAAGATGTACCCGTCATATAGGGCAGGAACAGTTGTAAGAAGTGAGATTTTATCTGAATATCCAGAGTTAAAACCAGTTTTAGAAAAATTAAATAATATTTTAGATGATAAAAAAATGGCAGATTTAAATTATCAAGTTGAAAGTAAAGGAAAGAAACCAGAAGATGTAGCAAGAGAATATTTACAAGAAAAAGGTTTATTGGAGGTGAAACAATGA
- a CDS encoding energy transducer TonB: MKKYILISLAIHLFFIFGFGFMQLNDFENEKLNPVVPITFVAKNVSANPGSNVLADKEHEEQAEKPKPKNQEIKKVEETKEPKKIEKEIESNISNKNAKDMKHEENTTSQPASTNENSGASSTGSGSGSSDSNGGFGSNFISDGDGGYIALSSKGINYQILNEVEPDYPEQAENIGYSQKVTVTVKFLVGLKGNIEKTEIVKSHKDLGFDAEVMKAIRKWRFKPIYHNGKNIKVYFVKDFVFNPR; encoded by the coding sequence ATGAAAAAATATATTTTAATATCTCTTGCAATTCACTTATTTTTTATTTTTGGATTTGGTTTTATGCAATTGAATGATTTTGAAAATGAGAAGTTAAATCCTGTGGTTCCGATAACATTTGTTGCAAAAAATGTTTCTGCTAATCCAGGATCGAATGTTCTAGCTGATAAAGAACATGAAGAACAAGCTGAAAAACCTAAACCTAAAAATCAAGAAATCAAAAAAGTTGAAGAAACTAAAGAACCTAAAAAAATTGAAAAAGAAATTGAAAGTAATATTTCAAATAAAAATGCAAAAGATATGAAACATGAAGAAAATACTACTAGTCAGCCTGCTTCTACTAATGAAAACTCTGGAGCTTCTTCTACTGGAAGTGGTTCTGGTTCTTCTGATAGTAATGGAGGTTTTGGTTCCAATTTTATTTCAGATGGGGATGGAGGGTATATAGCTCTAAGCTCTAAAGGAATTAATTACCAAATTTTAAATGAAGTTGAGCCTGATTATCCAGAACAAGCTGAAAATATAGGCTACTCTCAAAAAGTTACTGTTACTGTCAAGTTTTTAGTTGGTTTAAAAGGAAACATAGAGAAAACTGAAATCGTAAAATCACATAAAGATTTAGGCTTTGATGCAGAAGTTATGAAAGCTATTAGAAAATGGCGTTTTAAACCAATATATCATAATGGTAAAAATATTAAAGTTTATTTTGTTAAAGATTTTGTTTTTAATCCTCGATAA
- a CDS encoding ExbD/TolR family protein produces MSKYRKSRSSAKPDLTPLIDVVFLLIIFFMVTTTFNNFGSVQIDLPSSTIQQTEKNKSIEIIIDKDGKYFVSDNGKINPVNFDELDGYLKTAKEATVSADKELKYQIIMDVVTKIKENGVDNLGLNFYE; encoded by the coding sequence ATGAGTAAATATAGAAAAAGTAGATCTTCAGCTAAACCTGATTTGACACCACTTATAGATGTTGTATTCCTTTTAATTATATTCTTCATGGTAACTACAACTTTTAATAATTTTGGTTCTGTTCAAATAGATTTACCAAGCTCTACAATTCAACAAACTGAAAAAAATAAAAGTATTGAAATTATTATAGATAAAGATGGAAAATATTTTGTATCTGATAATGGTAAAATAAATCCTGTAAACTTTGATGAATTAGATGGATATTTAAAAACAGCTAAAGAAGCAACAGTTTCTGCAGATAAAGAATTAAAATACCAAATTATTATGGATGTTGTAACAAAAATAAAAGAAAATGGTGTAGATAATTTAGGTTTAAATTTCTATGAATAG